A stretch of the Lolium perenne isolate Kyuss_39 chromosome 3, Kyuss_2.0, whole genome shotgun sequence genome encodes the following:
- the LOC139837482 gene encoding uncharacterized protein, with translation MKATGLLGRITEFQRQGRDLGHLLPYAQKWNAADITPATRGMGKDRLPAPDPVGDRCSEEHFMRLRAAVKELDSAWYDSTNNLTVTADTRKALFEELLWEHRELAEAHDKCQVIPEASIDALKEQLATAQREKDELSRQHQEELNALKTSYQELKSQLIQLGLDHAKALKTAEVAAAAKLDEALEDASNATVVLRAELEEMVKARKGAEEKAARLEEERKECDQLILQTDTLALRKLFSFTL, from the exons atgaaggccaccggcctcctcggccgcattacggagttccagcgccaaggccgggacctggggcacctcctgccgtatgcccaaaagtggaacgccgcggacatcactccggcgacccgcggcatgggcaaagatcggctgccggcacctgatcctgtcggggatcggtgttctgaggagcacttcatgcggctccgggctgccgtaaaagagcttgacagcgcgtggtacgattccacgaacaatctgacg gtcaccgctgacactcggaaggccctcttcgaggagcttttatgggagcaccgggagctcgctgaggcacacgacaagtgccaag tgatcccggaagcttccatcgatgctctcaaggagcagctcgccacggcccaac gggagaaggatgagctcagccggcagcaccaggaggagctgaacgccctcaagaccagctaccaggagctcaagtctcagctgattcagctggggcttgaccacgccaaggccctcaaaacCGCTGAAGTggccgcagcggccaagttggacgaggctctggaggatgcttccaatgccactgtggtgttgcgggcagagctggaggagatggtcaaggcccggaagggcgccgaggagaaggccgcgcggctggaggaggagcgtaaggagtgcgatcagctgatcctgcagaccgacacactcgccctccgtaagttgttttcttttacactttga